Proteins co-encoded in one Psychromonas sp. L1A2 genomic window:
- a CDS encoding FAD:protein FMN transferase: MGTYYQVTYVLSSEQSKNKDLSTESLQVLIDQELELVNDQMSTYRPNSELSLFNKSKDSLAVSDATIKVVKKALEVYQQSNGAFDITVGPLVNLWGFGPDKKPNKVPDAKLIENTKQKIGSQYLSIEGNRLIKSKPELYVDLSSIAKGYGVDVIAEFLTKQGIKNYLVDIGGELSANGTKPNDTPWTLAVERPEFGQNVQRLLHIGDNAIATSGDYRNYFESDGIRYSHTIDPKTGRPINHKLVSVTVIDKSSMVADALATAITVLGPENGLKFATKLKQPVFLLTKKDDGFIESFTPEFEEFFAEEK; this comes from the coding sequence ATGGGGACTTATTATCAAGTCACTTATGTATTGTCTAGTGAACAGTCTAAAAACAAAGATTTATCAACTGAGTCATTGCAAGTTTTAATTGATCAAGAATTAGAATTAGTGAATGACCAAATGTCTACTTATCGCCCAAATTCTGAATTATCTTTATTCAATAAAAGTAAAGACTCTTTAGCAGTATCTGATGCAACGATTAAAGTGGTTAAAAAAGCGCTTGAGGTTTACCAACAGAGTAATGGAGCTTTCGATATAACGGTTGGTCCATTAGTTAACCTGTGGGGATTTGGCCCAGATAAAAAGCCTAATAAAGTACCTGATGCTAAATTAATTGAAAATACTAAACAAAAAATTGGTAGTCAATATCTATCGATTGAAGGTAATCGTTTAATTAAAAGTAAACCTGAATTGTATGTTGATTTGTCTTCTATCGCAAAAGGTTACGGTGTTGATGTCATTGCTGAATTTTTAACAAAGCAGGGCATTAAAAATTATCTAGTCGATATTGGTGGAGAGTTAAGTGCCAATGGTACTAAACCTAATGATACACCTTGGACATTAGCCGTAGAGCGTCCTGAGTTCGGTCAAAATGTACAACGCTTATTACATATTGGCGATAATGCAATTGCAACCTCGGGTGATTACCGTAATTACTTTGAGTCAGATGGTATTCGTTATTCACATACGATTGATCCTAAAACAGGACGTCCAATCAACCATAAGCTAGTCTCAGTTACGGTCATTGATAAAAGTAGTATGGTCGCAGATGCATTAGCAACCGCAATTACTGTATTAGGACCAGAAAATGGGTTAAAATTTGCAACTAAGCTTAAACAACCGGTCTTTTTATTGACCAAAAAAGATGATGGATTCATTGAGTCTTTCACTCCTGAGTTTGAAGAATTTTTTGCAGAGGAAAAGTGA
- the nqrM gene encoding (Na+)-NQR maturation NqrM: MIYFIATFVVFLLVIVAMAIGYIVNQKTIGGSCGGLASVGIDKECDCPDPCDNRKKKEAEEARLQKLQAETRII; encoded by the coding sequence ATGATCTATTTTATAGCTACGTTTGTTGTTTTTTTATTAGTTATTGTTGCAATGGCTATTGGTTATATCGTTAACCAAAAAACCATTGGCGGTAGCTGTGGTGGACTCGCTTCAGTAGGGATAGACAAAGAATGTGATTGTCCAGATCCGTGTGATAACCGTAAGAAAAAAGAAGCTGAAGAAGCGCGCTTACAGAAGCTACAAGCAGAAACCCGAATTATATAG
- a CDS encoding YaiI/YqxD family protein: MKIWIDADACPVAVREMVLRASTRTKTAIIFVANSPLPVKRTPLVKTIQVSQGFDVADNYISQHVELTDLVITQDIPLAAELVEKGVIALNPRGELYTADNVRQRLAMRNLAEELRSVGQISGGPNKFSDKDKQNFANSLDKWLQKAKR, encoded by the coding sequence ATGAAAATTTGGATCGATGCTGACGCTTGCCCTGTAGCAGTAAGAGAGATGGTATTAAGAGCAAGTACTAGAACAAAAACCGCAATTATTTTTGTTGCGAACTCCCCTCTTCCGGTTAAAAGAACACCACTAGTTAAAACAATTCAAGTATCTCAAGGCTTTGATGTTGCAGATAATTATATTAGCCAACATGTTGAATTAACTGATCTTGTTATTACCCAGGATATCCCACTTGCAGCAGAACTTGTCGAAAAAGGAGTGATTGCACTTAACCCTCGAGGCGAGTTATACACGGCAGATAATGTAAGACAACGTTTAGCAATGCGCAATCTAGCAGAGGAGTTACGGAGTGTAGGACAAATAAGTGGTGGTCCAAACAAATTTTCCGATAAAGATAAACAAAACTTCGCTAACTCTTTAGATAAATGGCTTCAGAAAGCAAAAAGGTAG
- the cspE gene encoding transcription antiterminator/RNA stability regulator CspE, producing MSTTTGTVKWFNESKGFGFIEQENGPDVFAHFSAIASTGFKTLAEGQKVQFTVTQGQKGPQAENIVAL from the coding sequence ATGTCAACTACTACTGGTACAGTTAAATGGTTCAACGAATCTAAAGGTTTTGGTTTCATCGAGCAAGAAAACGGTCCTGACGTTTTCGCACATTTCTCTGCTATCGCAAGCACTGGTTTTAAAACTCTTGCTGAAGGCCAAAAAGTACAGTTTACTGTAACTCAAGGTCAAAAAGGTCCTCAAGCAGAAAACATCGTAGCTCTTTAA
- a CDS encoding sensor histidine kinase: MKSNIYSILVFAIGLTISYLISIQLTQEEKLLQQENIKTDVKTISFNIRDSIENHAEQIQLLVNRWHSIDDINKNWQADSDALIRINQFIKTIKLFPLIAEAQFDLPDHALITSDSEMARKRQLRARNHLPMDSAEVISSFIYASRASYSPDNEMEMELNLQFPIVIDEVLIAYVEAPLNINKLLRYKLDTYQITNYFALSENGIPLFSFLPEKMHINKITEQFTLSIYGQNWELMIWSITSPHEKDLFIILTILISFLAAISVKLLTLNIALYKKDIDNNDQLKRVDDECKSSQAKLIQSNKLASLGEIAAGIAHEINQPLQVICIHTDMCMDNLGSGNYHLVENSFKAIMTQSERIEKIVKQVGSFGRDSELDNYQKENPNDIFNNVISIVINQYKQDQVELRQVIPPSLPLLFCNKTQIEQVLINLLINARDSVETSEKKVVFFKAHVQDHNLYIQVSDSGTGIDPNKVNDIFTPFYTTKPLGKGTGLGLSISYSIIHQHKGEIKVSSEIGHGSIFTVILPFEKRTVTRI, from the coding sequence TTGAAATCAAATATTTATAGTATTTTGGTTTTTGCAATTGGGTTAACTATTTCATATTTAATTTCAATTCAATTAACTCAAGAAGAAAAATTACTACAACAAGAAAACATTAAAACCGATGTTAAAACAATCAGTTTTAATATTAGAGACAGTATTGAAAATCACGCAGAACAGATCCAATTATTAGTTAATCGTTGGCACTCTATTGATGATATTAATAAAAATTGGCAGGCTGATAGCGATGCTTTAATACGTATCAATCAATTCATAAAAACAATAAAACTATTCCCATTAATAGCAGAAGCGCAGTTTGATTTGCCCGACCATGCTTTAATAACATCAGACAGTGAAATGGCAAGGAAAAGGCAATTACGCGCTCGTAACCATTTACCAATGGATAGTGCAGAAGTTATCTCATCTTTTATTTATGCCAGTCGTGCTTCATATTCACCAGACAATGAAATGGAGATGGAGCTAAATCTACAATTCCCAATTGTGATAGATGAGGTATTAATTGCCTATGTTGAAGCTCCCTTAAATATAAATAAGTTATTACGTTACAAACTAGATACTTATCAAATAACCAACTATTTTGCATTATCTGAAAATGGTATTCCTCTGTTCAGCTTTTTACCTGAGAAGATGCATATTAATAAAATAACAGAGCAATTTACTTTATCTATTTATGGTCAAAACTGGGAGTTGATGATCTGGTCGATTACCTCTCCACACGAAAAAGATTTATTTATAATTTTAACGATCTTAATTTCTTTTCTTGCCGCAATCTCTGTAAAGCTATTAACACTGAATATTGCCTTGTATAAAAAAGATATTGATAATAACGACCAATTAAAACGTGTAGATGATGAATGTAAAAGTAGCCAAGCTAAACTCATTCAATCAAATAAATTGGCTTCATTGGGTGAGATTGCAGCTGGCATCGCGCATGAAATAAACCAACCTTTACAAGTCATCTGTATCCATACAGATATGTGTATGGATAACTTGGGTAGTGGAAATTATCATTTAGTTGAAAATAGCTTTAAAGCGATTATGACTCAAAGTGAACGTATCGAGAAAATTGTTAAGCAAGTAGGAAGTTTTGGACGAGATAGCGAACTTGATAACTATCAGAAAGAAAATCCAAATGATATTTTTAACAATGTTATTTCAATTGTTATCAACCAATATAAACAAGATCAAGTCGAATTAAGGCAAGTCATCCCCCCTTCATTGCCATTATTATTCTGTAATAAGACACAAATAGAACAAGTACTCATTAACCTATTAATAAATGCCAGAGATTCAGTAGAAACCTCTGAGAAGAAAGTTGTGTTCTTTAAGGCCCATGTACAAGATCATAATTTATATATTCAAGTTTCAGACTCAGGGACAGGTATAGATCCCAATAAAGTTAACGATATTTTCACACCTTTTTATACCACTAAACCATTAGGAAAAGGTACAGGATTAGGTTTATCAATTAGCTATTCAATTATTCATCAACATAAGGGTGAAATTAAAGTATCTAGTGAAATTGGTCATGGCAGTATCTTTACAGTGATATTACCATTTGAAAAACGCACAGTGACACGTATTTAG
- a CDS encoding cystathionine gamma-synthase family protein, with the protein MTALGFTTKIVHSDHKLGLEAGAVHAPIHNSVPFGFEDVQGLIDVFQGQPGHAYARSSTPTLDALCKKIQKMDNGVATAVFSSGMSAIVATFLTLLKSGDHLICSRFLFGNTTSLLTTLQGYDIDVTLVDATDINEVTAALKPNTKMVFVETIANPVTQVSALVEIGDFCEQKGLVYVIDNTITSSYLFDARTVKASLITTSLSKYVAGHGNAMGGSVTDTGLFNWENYPNIYEGYRKGDSKMWGISQIKKKGLRDMGACLSSQGAHLISVGSETMELRMERQAVNTMALAELLHGHPKIAKVYYPGLADHPQHERAKQLFSGFGALLSFDLIEGIDCCEFLNKLNLVISATHLGDNRTLALPVAPTIYFEMGLQLRQEMGISENMIRCSIGIENTVDLIADFEQALA; encoded by the coding sequence ATGACAGCGTTAGGTTTTACGACAAAAATAGTGCATTCAGATCATAAACTAGGTCTAGAAGCTGGTGCTGTCCATGCACCAATCCATAATTCTGTGCCATTTGGCTTTGAAGATGTACAAGGTCTGATTGATGTGTTCCAAGGCCAGCCAGGACATGCTTATGCACGTTCTTCAACACCCACTTTGGATGCATTGTGTAAAAAAATTCAAAAAATGGATAATGGTGTTGCAACAGCTGTTTTTTCTTCGGGCATGTCTGCAATAGTTGCTACATTTCTAACATTATTAAAATCTGGCGACCATCTTATTTGTAGTCGTTTTCTTTTTGGTAACACAACCTCTTTATTAACAACCTTACAAGGTTATGATATTGATGTAACGTTAGTTGATGCAACGGATATTAATGAAGTTACTGCTGCATTGAAACCAAATACAAAAATGGTTTTCGTAGAAACAATTGCAAACCCAGTTACACAAGTTAGTGCGTTAGTTGAAATCGGTGATTTCTGTGAACAAAAAGGTTTAGTTTACGTTATCGATAACACCATTACATCAAGTTACTTATTTGATGCTAGAACCGTTAAAGCAAGTTTGATTACCACTTCATTGTCTAAGTATGTTGCAGGTCACGGTAATGCAATGGGAGGCTCGGTAACTGATACGGGGTTATTCAATTGGGAAAACTATCCAAATATCTATGAGGGTTACCGTAAAGGTGATAGCAAGATGTGGGGAATTAGCCAAATCAAGAAAAAAGGCCTGCGTGATATGGGGGCTTGTTTAAGCTCTCAAGGTGCACATCTTATTTCTGTTGGTAGTGAGACAATGGAATTACGTATGGAGCGTCAAGCGGTTAACACTATGGCGTTAGCTGAGTTATTACATGGGCATCCTAAAATAGCAAAAGTTTATTACCCTGGTTTAGCTGATCATCCTCAACATGAACGAGCTAAACAACTTTTCAGTGGTTTTGGTGCACTATTAAGTTTTGATTTAATTGAAGGTATTGATTGTTGTGAATTTTTAAATAAATTAAATCTAGTGATCAGTGCAACGCATTTAGGCGATAACCGAACCTTAGCATTGCCTGTTGCACCTACAATTTATTTCGAAATGGGTTTACAGCTACGTCAAGAGATGGGAATTAGCGAAAATATGATCCGTTGTTCGATTGGAATTGAAAATACTGTAGATTTGATTGCTGATTTTGAGCAAGCCTTAGCTTAA
- a CDS encoding RNA recognition motif domain-containing protein, which yields MKLLVRNLAKATTEEKLLTLFKEHGNVQSCNLVLDKDTGSSKGFAFVEMPKVGEAKAAIKQLNGYKLAGNLIRVKKAEAKKDAEETTEAEAKPIIKEKKATKKAPVKTEETSEMADPAVVWGKVED from the coding sequence ATGAAATTATTAGTACGCAACCTTGCAAAAGCAACCACAGAAGAAAAGTTACTGACTTTATTTAAAGAGCACGGCAATGTTCAATCTTGTAACCTTGTTTTAGACAAAGATACAGGTTCATCAAAAGGTTTTGCTTTTGTAGAGATGCCAAAAGTAGGCGAAGCAAAAGCGGCAATTAAACAGCTGAATGGTTACAAGTTAGCAGGTAATTTAATACGAGTTAAAAAAGCAGAAGCTAAAAAAGATGCTGAAGAAACAACAGAAGCAGAAGCTAAACCGATTATTAAAGAGAAGAAAGCAACTAAAAAAGCGCCAGTAAAAACTGAAGAAACCTCTGAAATGGCTGATCCTGCAGTCGTTTGGGGTAAGGTAGAAGATTAA
- a CDS encoding TSUP family transporter, giving the protein MEISFEIMALLVAVATLAGFIDAMAGGGGLLTVPALLAAGIPPAQALATNKLQSSFGSFSASWYFIRTGTVQLKTMWLSIACTFVGAGIGAEVVQHVKADVLMSIIPIILIAISSYFLFSSSITPHPDDKPKLSEAAFAFVIGGSVGFYDGFLGPGTGSIFTVCFVALGRYGLVAATARTKVLNFTSNIAALTFFIFAGLPIWELGLTMAVGGFIGARMGARVVLGKGQKIIRPLVIVMSMTMAIKLLWEQHSQWLQAIF; this is encoded by the coding sequence ATGGAAATCTCATTTGAGATCATGGCGTTATTGGTAGCTGTAGCGACATTAGCGGGATTTATTGATGCCATGGCTGGCGGAGGAGGGTTATTAACCGTTCCAGCATTACTAGCAGCAGGTATTCCGCCTGCTCAAGCTTTAGCGACCAATAAATTGCAAAGCTCTTTTGGTAGTTTTTCAGCTAGTTGGTATTTCATTCGTACGGGCACAGTACAACTAAAAACAATGTGGTTATCGATTGCTTGTACTTTTGTTGGCGCAGGAATAGGGGCAGAAGTAGTACAACATGTTAAAGCAGACGTTTTAATGAGTATTATCCCTATTATCTTAATTGCAATCTCAAGCTACTTTCTTTTTTCATCATCAATTACACCGCATCCAGATGATAAACCTAAACTGTCAGAAGCTGCATTTGCTTTTGTCATTGGTGGAAGTGTTGGCTTTTACGATGGCTTTCTAGGTCCTGGTACAGGTTCTATTTTCACTGTCTGTTTTGTTGCATTAGGCCGTTATGGTTTAGTGGCTGCAACTGCACGCACTAAAGTATTAAATTTCACTTCAAATATTGCAGCGCTAACTTTTTTTATTTTCGCTGGGTTACCCATTTGGGAGCTAGGGTTAACAATGGCTGTTGGTGGTTTTATTGGTGCTCGAATGGGCGCTAGAGTCGTGTTAGGCAAAGGCCAAAAAATTATTCGGCCTTTAGTGATCGTTATGTCGATGACGATGGCTATTAAACTGCTTTGGGAACAGCATTCTCAATGGCTACAAGCAATTTTTTAA
- a CDS encoding LysR family transcriptional regulator produces MLLEGIETLLALSHEKTMSKVGSQLYISQSAVSKRIALLEKKLGKKLIVPDGRHVRLTPAANELIATIGPTFQELQGQIYEQHALLDNTIISLNCSETLVAGYLSTMMGEYFKHDNAIRISTDHTPRIIEKVQSGKATIGFCAGHLPPHHGLKAIFLWKEPFVLVSQFPLQTLPNQVLTNDLSNPANRYQLDILSQLGIEPLMEMDSYTASAQLALGGIAPALVPLSIVKALKIETQYCFSFAQLQPLFRPVHLCLRPNTYHNERVKKLLVAIENAVPKAV; encoded by the coding sequence ATGTTATTGGAAGGCATTGAAACGTTATTGGCACTTAGCCATGAAAAAACCATGAGTAAAGTGGGCAGTCAGCTTTATATTAGCCAATCAGCGGTCAGTAAACGCATTGCCTTATTAGAAAAGAAACTAGGGAAAAAGCTTATTGTCCCCGATGGACGCCATGTCCGTTTAACCCCTGCTGCAAATGAGCTAATCGCAACTATTGGCCCGACTTTTCAAGAACTGCAAGGTCAAATTTATGAGCAACATGCATTATTAGATAACACCATAATTTCCCTTAATTGTTCAGAAACCTTAGTGGCGGGCTACCTTTCAACTATGATGGGGGAGTATTTCAAACATGACAATGCCATCAGAATCAGTACCGATCATACGCCCAGAATAATTGAAAAAGTACAATCAGGTAAAGCGACTATCGGCTTTTGTGCTGGGCATTTACCTCCTCATCATGGTCTAAAAGCTATTTTTCTTTGGAAAGAACCTTTTGTGTTGGTTAGTCAATTCCCCTTACAAACATTACCCAATCAAGTATTAACTAATGATTTATCAAACCCAGCTAATCGATACCAACTAGATATTCTATCTCAACTGGGCATTGAACCTTTAATGGAAATGGATTCTTACACAGCCTCAGCACAACTAGCTCTGGGCGGAATAGCTCCTGCTTTAGTACCGCTTTCAATTGTTAAAGCGTTAAAGATAGAAACACAATATTGCTTTAGTTTTGCACAGTTACAGCCCTTATTTCGCCCGGTACATTTATGTTTACGTCCTAACACTTACCATAACGAACGCGTTAAAAAATTGCTTGTAGCCATTGAGAATGCTGTTCCCAAAGCAGTTTAA
- a CDS encoding GNAT family N-acetyltransferase → MVSGYSISSNPKEMDLSVIHGYLSSSYWAKGIPLQVMEKAVNNSLCFGVFTNTGEQVAFARMITDYATSAYLADVFVLEKHRGKGISKWLVKTIIEYPDLQGLRRMLLATSDAHGLYQQFGFTPLNSPELFMELHQPDVYLKVK, encoded by the coding sequence ATGGTTTCCGGCTATAGCATTAGTTCAAATCCAAAAGAAATGGATTTATCTGTAATACACGGTTACCTTTCGAGTTCCTATTGGGCCAAAGGTATACCGTTGCAAGTGATGGAAAAAGCGGTCAATAATTCATTATGTTTTGGTGTGTTTACGAATACAGGAGAGCAAGTTGCTTTTGCTCGCATGATCACTGATTACGCTACCTCTGCCTATTTAGCTGATGTGTTTGTTTTAGAAAAACATAGAGGCAAGGGGATAAGTAAATGGTTAGTGAAAACGATTATAGAATATCCTGATTTGCAAGGGCTAAGAAGAATGTTGCTTGCGACTAGTGATGCGCATGGTCTTTATCAACAATTTGGTTTTACACCTTTAAACTCTCCAGAGCTTTTCATGGAACTACATCAACCAGATGTTTATTTAAAGGTTAAGTAG
- the leuE gene encoding leucine efflux protein LeuE: MEAFGVINYVTYFIGALFVILLPGPNSLYVLALSAQQGRRVGWAAVAAVLIGDSLLILATALGAVTILTTYPAIFMFIKYAGAGYLIYIGYNLITGAIKSWRQLDDKNLQSVIKIKKTTGIQAFRKALLVSLLNPKAILFFLSFFAQFVDPSYPQPAIPFLILALTIQTFSLIYLAVLIYAGSTLAESFRKRKKVSAVSGGSVGIGFVGFAVKLALASAS, translated from the coding sequence ATGGAAGCTTTTGGTGTTATTAATTATGTCACTTATTTTATCGGTGCTTTATTCGTTATCCTATTACCTGGGCCTAATTCATTATATGTATTAGCACTTTCAGCACAGCAAGGTCGTCGCGTTGGATGGGCAGCTGTTGCTGCAGTTTTAATTGGTGATTCATTATTGATTTTAGCAACGGCTTTAGGCGCTGTGACTATTCTTACAACTTACCCAGCGATTTTTATGTTTATAAAATATGCTGGTGCAGGTTATTTGATTTACATTGGTTATAATTTAATTACAGGTGCGATAAAGTCATGGCGTCAGTTAGACGATAAAAATTTACAATCAGTCATAAAAATAAAAAAGACTACTGGCATACAAGCTTTTCGAAAAGCATTACTTGTTAGTTTATTAAATCCAAAAGCGATTTTATTTTTCCTTTCCTTCTTTGCTCAGTTTGTTGACCCAAGCTACCCTCAACCTGCGATCCCATTTTTGATTCTGGCATTAACTATTCAAACATTTAGTTTAATTTATCTAGCTGTATTAATTTATGCTGGTTCAACATTAGCCGAAAGTTTTAGAAAACGTAAAAAAGTAAGTGCTGTTTCTGGGGGGAGTGTTGGTATTGGCTTTGTTGGTTTTGCGGTAAAACTTGCATTAGCCAGTGCCAGCTAG
- the prfC gene encoding peptide chain release factor 3: MADAKFLEAVNSRRTFAIISHPDAGKTTITEKVLLFGNALQKAGTVKGKKSGQHAKSDWMEMEKDRGISITTSVMQFPYKHGLVNLLDTPGHEDFSEDTYRTLTAVDSCLMVIDAAKGVEQRTIKLMEVTRLRDTPIITFMNKCDRDTRDPVDLMDEVEDVLNIACAPITWPIGMGKEFKGVYHLLRDEVILYESGQGHTIQDVRIIKGLDNPEVDKALPNHADDLREEMELVLGASNEFDQELFLAGELTPVYFGTALGNFGVDHVLDGLVEWAPKPLPRATVQRVVEPTEETFSGFIFKIQANMDPKHRDRIAFMRVCSGKYEKGMKMHHVRTGKLVSISDAVTFMAGDRTASEESFSGDIIGLHNHGTIQIGDTFTTGEDLKFTGIPNFAPEMFRRIRLKDPLKQKQLLKGLMQLSEEGAVQVFRPLRSNDLIVGAVGVLQFEVVVQRLKSEYKVDAIYEGISVATALWVDCENPIKMAEFEKKAFDNLALDGSNNLTYVAPTMVNLNLAIERYPDVRFRKTREH, encoded by the coding sequence ATGGCAGACGCTAAATTCCTAGAAGCAGTCAACTCTAGACGTACATTCGCAATCATATCTCATCCTGATGCGGGTAAAACAACAATCACTGAAAAAGTACTTTTATTCGGGAACGCATTACAAAAAGCCGGTACTGTAAAAGGTAAAAAATCTGGTCAACATGCAAAATCTGACTGGATGGAAATGGAAAAAGATCGTGGTATTTCTATCACCACTTCTGTAATGCAATTTCCATATAAACATGGTTTAGTGAATCTGTTAGATACACCTGGACATGAAGACTTCTCGGAAGATACTTACCGTACGTTAACGGCCGTTGACTCATGTTTAATGGTTATTGATGCTGCAAAAGGTGTAGAGCAACGTACTATTAAATTAATGGAAGTAACACGTTTACGTGATACTCCTATTATTACCTTCATGAACAAATGTGACCGTGATACACGTGATCCAGTAGATTTGATGGATGAAGTGGAAGACGTACTGAACATTGCTTGTGCACCAATTACTTGGCCAATCGGCATGGGTAAAGAATTTAAAGGTGTTTATCATCTCTTGCGTGATGAAGTGATTTTATACGAATCAGGTCAAGGGCATACCATTCAAGATGTTCGTATCATCAAAGGGTTAGATAATCCAGAAGTCGATAAAGCACTGCCCAATCACGCTGATGATTTACGTGAAGAAATGGAGCTAGTGTTAGGGGCTTCTAATGAATTTGACCAAGAGTTGTTTTTAGCGGGTGAATTGACGCCGGTTTATTTTGGGACCGCGTTAGGTAACTTTGGTGTTGACCATGTATTAGATGGTTTAGTTGAATGGGCACCAAAACCACTACCAAGAGCAACAGTGCAACGTGTTGTTGAACCAACGGAAGAAACATTCTCTGGTTTCATCTTTAAAATTCAAGCGAATATGGACCCAAAACATCGTGACCGTATTGCCTTTATGCGAGTGTGTTCTGGTAAGTATGAAAAAGGCATGAAGATGCATCATGTTCGTACTGGTAAATTGGTTAGTATTTCCGATGCGGTCACCTTTATGGCCGGTGATCGTACTGCTTCTGAAGAGTCATTTTCTGGCGATATTATCGGTTTACATAACCATGGTACCATTCAGATAGGTGACACCTTTACTACCGGTGAAGATCTTAAATTCACAGGTATTCCTAACTTTGCACCAGAAATGTTCCGTCGTATTCGTTTGAAAGATCCTCTAAAACAAAAACAATTGTTGAAAGGATTAATGCAACTATCTGAAGAGGGTGCGGTACAGGTCTTCCGTCCATTACGTAGCAATGATTTAATCGTTGGAGCGGTTGGTGTACTTCAGTTTGAAGTGGTTGTACAACGTTTGAAATCTGAATATAAAGTAGATGCAATTTATGAAGGTATTAGTGTTGCTACCGCTTTATGGGTTGATTGTGAAAACCCTATCAAAATGGCAGAGTTTGAGAAAAAAGCCTTTGATAACCTAGCATTAGATGGCAGTAATAACTTAACGTATGTTGCCCCTACTATGGTTAATTTAAACTTAGCTATTGAACGTTACCCTGATGTTCGTTTCCGTAAAACTCGTGAACATTAA
- a CDS encoding TatD family hydrolase: MFIDSHCHFNFDCFKADHDNLLSALSDTNINKLIIPGTDAKRWPEIIDLVEKKTVVKEYKQTLYFALGIHPHFLADFEDNHLVQLKELLINSLKQSNNRCVALGEIGLDKLIDTELATQERVFLAQLAIAECLNLPVILHVVKTQSRVLQLLKETKFSHGGVYHAFSGSEEIANEFIKLGFKLGIGGVITYPSANKTRNALSKLPLTSIVLETDAPDMPIYQQSTSHNSPLNLKIIFESLCEIRKESSTVVAQQIYSNTKSIFSIIND, encoded by the coding sequence ATGTTTATTGATAGTCATTGTCATTTTAATTTTGATTGCTTCAAAGCAGATCACGATAACTTACTTTCAGCGCTTAGTGATACAAATATCAATAAGCTGATTATTCCAGGAACCGATGCTAAACGTTGGCCTGAAATCATAGACCTTGTCGAAAAAAAGACGGTTGTAAAAGAATACAAACAAACACTTTATTTTGCTTTAGGGATCCATCCTCATTTTTTAGCTGACTTTGAAGATAATCACTTAGTGCAACTGAAAGAGTTATTAATTAACTCCCTTAAACAATCAAATAACCGATGTGTTGCATTAGGTGAAATTGGTCTGGATAAATTAATTGATACTGAGCTAGCGACACAGGAAAGAGTGTTTTTAGCACAATTAGCTATAGCGGAATGCCTGAATTTACCTGTTATTTTGCATGTGGTTAAAACCCAGTCTCGGGTTTTACAATTACTAAAAGAAACCAAATTTAGTCACGGTGGGGTTTATCATGCCTTTTCAGGAAGTGAAGAAATTGCCAATGAATTTATTAAATTAGGTTTTAAATTGGGTATTGGCGGTGTTATTACGTACCCGAGCGCAAATAAAACACGCAATGCTTTAAGTAAATTACCATTAACAAGTATCGTATTAGAAACTGATGCCCCCGATATGCCTATTTATCAGCAATCAACCTCTCATAATTCACCTTTAAATTTAAAAATTATTTTTGAATCGCTATGTGAAATAAGAAAAGAATCCTCAACAGTTGTCGCACAACAAATTTATTCAAATACAAAAAGCATTTTTTCTATAATCAATGACTAA